GAAAAATTATATTTTGTAAATAAAAAGAATGATGGGGGGTGATATGAAAGGAAAAAGAAAAAAGAGTCTACCCTATATAAAATTTACAGAAGATGAAGATGATCCATATAGACAAAATTTTGATGATGGATCATACTGCACTGAATGTGGTATTGTATATATCAATAAAAACTGGAAATTAGATGCTTCTGATGAATTTAAAAAAAATAAAATTATTTGTCCAGCTTGTAGAAAGATAAAAGATAGATATTATGGAGGGCTATTAGAATTAAGTGGTAAATATTTAAAAGAGCACAAAGAGGAGATTTTAAATATTGTAAATAATGAAGAAAAGAGGCAGAGGAGTAAGAATGCCCTTCATAGAATTGCAAAAATAGAGAATATTAGCGATGATAAAATATTAATTTATACAACTGATAATA
Above is a window of Deferribacterota bacterium DNA encoding:
- a CDS encoding BCAM0308 family protein → MKGKRKKSLPYIKFTEDEDDPYRQNFDDGSYCTECGIVYINKNWKLDASDEFKKNKIICPACRKIKDRYYGGLLELSGKYLKEHKEEILNIVNNEEKRQRSKNALHRIAKIENISDDKILIYTTDNRLAYRIGKVVYSACKGNFTIKWADGEHFVRVYWSRDE